The region ACAGGGTAACCGCCATTGCGCGGTCGAGCAGCGGTGTGCCCGGCGACGTGACACCCGACGGCCGGTCTCCGACCAGATCCACCGAGACTTCGAGGGCTGGACCCTCGCGGACCATGACATTCTGATCAGCGAGTGCGCGGGCCATGGTCGCGCGAAAGATCGAGTCGATGGTGAGCAGCCGCCCCTGATCCTGCGAGCGCATGTCCACCTCGGCCCACGCCTCGAACGGGATCGAGTTGACCGACGTTCCGCCGCCGATCCGGCCGACACTGTAGCTCGTGCGCGGACCCGGTTCCGCCGTATACGTCGCAGCGACGGTGTCGAACATGTGGATGGCGCGGCCGAGCGCGTGGACGGGGTTGCCGGTGCCGAACGCGCCCCACGAGTGGCCGCCCGGTCCACTGAACGTCACACGATAGCGACGCGATCCGAGCGCCTCGTTGGTGATCCCCGCGTCCGAGCCGCCATCGACGCCGATGAACGCGTCGATGCGCGGTCCGCCCTCCCGGAACAGGTGCTTCACGCCGCGCAGATCGCCCAGGCCCTCCTCACCCACCGTGCCGATGAACAGCAGGTCGGCGTCGGTGCGGATGCCGGATTCCTGGAGTGCACGCAGCACGTGCAGCACGACGATGAGGCCGCGCGTGTCATCGCCGATGCCCGGTGCGAACAACGTGTCGCCGCGCACCTGTACGGTCACATCGGTGCCCTCGGGGAAGACCGTGTCGAGGTGGCCCGCGAGTGCCACCGTGCGCGGGATGCCCGAGCCCTTCCTGAGCGCGAGAACGTTGCCGATCGAATCGATCCAGACGGAGTCGGCGCCGGCGGCCCTGAGCATGTCGGCGAACGTGCGAGCCCGGGCCTCTTCCGCGAACGGCGGCGCGGGTATCTCCGTGAGCGTGATGAGCTCGCGGCGCGCGCTGTCGTTCTGCTGTTCGATGAACCTGAGAGCACGCACGACGGCGGGCGACTGCGCGATCCGGGCGACTTCCGTGCAGCGCGCATTGACCCGGTCGTCGCACCGGACCTGCTGCGCAGCGGCAGGCGAGTCCGCGGCCGCCAGCACGAGCAGGGGTGCGGCGGCATTCCGGAGCGCGGCGCGCCAGCGGAACGGCAGGGTCGTCATGAGACCATCTGGGGCAGAGTGATCAGCTCGGTGATGGTATATGTGCGATCGCCGCGTGGCAGCCTGACGACGACTTCGTCGCCGATCTGCTTGCCGAGGAGTGCGCGTCCGATCGGTGATGCCATCGAGATCTGGTTCGAGTCGAGATCGATATAATCGCCGAACACGATGTTGTACTCGACGGTCTCATTGGCATCGACGCGCTTCAGCTTCACCTTCGAGCCGAACCCCACGCGGTCGCTCGCGATGGCTTTCGGATCGATGCGCGAAAGCTCGCCCGCCCGCTGGGTCAGGTGGTTCAGCCGCGCCTGCACGAACTGCTGCCGCTCGAGCGCGGACTTGTACTCGGCGT is a window of Longimicrobiales bacterium DNA encoding:
- the greA gene encoding transcription elongation factor GreA, giving the protein MLEVMKQKIADEIDRLMHELTVTLPKAIQKAVELGDLSENAEYKSALERQQFVQARLNHLTQRAGELSRIDPKAIASDRVGFGSKVKLKRVDANETVEYNIVFGDYIDLDSNQISMASPIGRALLGKQIGDEVVVRLPRGDRTYTITELITLPQMVS
- a CDS encoding M20/M25/M40 family metallo-hydrolase, producing the protein MTTLPFRWRAALRNAAAPLLVLAAADSPAAAQQVRCDDRVNARCTEVARIAQSPAVVRALRFIEQQNDSARRELITLTEIPAPPFAEEARARTFADMLRAAGADSVWIDSIGNVLALRKGSGIPRTVALAGHLDTVFPEGTDVTVQVRGDTLFAPGIGDDTRGLIVVLHVLRALQESGIRTDADLLFIGTVGEEGLGDLRGVKHLFREGGPRIDAFIGVDGGSDAGITNEALGSRRYRVTFSGPGGHSWGAFGTGNPVHALGRAIHMFDTVAATYTAEPGPRTSYSVGRIGGGTSVNSIPFEAWAEVDMRSQDQGRLLTIDSIFRATMARALADQNVMVREGPALEVSVDLVGDRPSGVTSPGTPLLDRAMAVTLWSGVEPRLGSSSTDSNTPISLGIPAITIGRGGVGGETHAPGEWWLDRASWRAVQRALLIALAEAGFS